A window of Natrinema salifodinae contains these coding sequences:
- a CDS encoding PPC domain-containing DNA-binding protein has product MNYRAVETTDEYVARLENGADWRAEIESLADEVEADAAWFTALGAVQDAELWFYDQDECEYYPVEFDEPLEVASCVGNVSWLDDERFAHTHVVLSDDEGAAYAGHLNEATVWAGEVHMRVFEEPLDREYDETTELDLWL; this is encoded by the coding sequence ATGAACTATCGTGCCGTCGAGACCACGGACGAGTACGTCGCCCGTCTCGAGAACGGTGCCGACTGGCGAGCGGAAATCGAGTCGCTCGCCGACGAGGTCGAGGCCGACGCCGCCTGGTTCACCGCGCTCGGCGCGGTTCAGGACGCCGAACTCTGGTTCTACGACCAGGACGAGTGCGAGTACTATCCCGTCGAGTTCGACGAGCCTCTCGAGGTCGCCAGCTGCGTCGGGAACGTCTCGTGGTTAGATGACGAGCGGTTCGCCCACACCCACGTGGTCCTCTCGGACGACGAGGGGGCCGCGTACGCCGGCCACCTGAACGAGGCGACGGTCTGGGCCGGCGAGGTCCACATGCGCGTCTTCGAGGAGCCCCTCGACCGCGAGTACGACGAGACGACCGAACTGGACCTCTGGCTCTGA
- a CDS encoding ABC transporter substrate-binding protein, translated as MVSNQIQLQRRRLLASGAAVTAAAIAGCIGGGGSGDGETFHFTQEQSREENFDPVISNDAYSFQVINLVFDGLYEFDEGLELQPKIATGEPTVERDGTRYIFEIQEGVEFHNGDEVTASDVAHSFTAPVEEETENAPEYDMIESTEVVDDYQLQVDLGEDPYGPFELQTMAVTVVPEAVRTEDRDAFNTDPVGTGPFEFADLQENEYVEIERWDDYWDDLEPNLERVRFEAHDDEAGRVSDIRAENTDAMAGIPNDDWDVLEGEDGVNLHSAESPSFMYMAFNCNEGPTTNPEVRRAIAHSFSLDDFIESNAANVTSPMYSPIPPVVNEVWEFPEEEYQELLPEYDPDEAQSLLDEHAPDDFTPTIITPEGIRAQLAERVATRLDEIGYGADVQVLDFATLVDTYTTGSADDYQMYLLGWTGGPDPDFYLYSLFHESQAEINQGHFYEGSDGFHDAIVEGRNSADQEERYDIYEPVIREIVEQLPVLPAFTEDNTMASRDYVEDLQAHPEVTNNPPLITDYTNVSME; from the coding sequence ATGGTATCGAACCAGATTCAGTTACAGCGACGCCGGCTGCTCGCGTCGGGCGCCGCCGTCACTGCGGCGGCGATCGCAGGGTGCATCGGTGGGGGAGGATCCGGGGACGGGGAGACGTTTCACTTCACGCAGGAGCAGTCCCGCGAGGAGAACTTCGATCCCGTCATCTCGAACGACGCCTACAGTTTTCAGGTGATCAACCTGGTCTTCGACGGCCTCTACGAGTTCGACGAGGGGTTAGAACTCCAGCCGAAGATCGCGACGGGCGAGCCGACCGTCGAGCGCGACGGGACCAGGTACATCTTCGAAATCCAGGAAGGGGTGGAGTTCCACAACGGCGACGAGGTGACCGCGTCGGACGTCGCGCACTCGTTTACCGCGCCCGTCGAGGAGGAGACGGAGAACGCTCCCGAGTACGACATGATCGAGAGCACCGAGGTCGTCGACGACTACCAACTGCAGGTCGACCTCGGCGAGGACCCCTACGGGCCGTTCGAACTCCAGACGATGGCCGTGACGGTCGTCCCCGAGGCGGTGCGGACCGAGGACCGCGACGCGTTCAACACGGATCCGGTCGGCACCGGCCCATTCGAGTTCGCCGACCTCCAGGAGAACGAGTACGTCGAAATCGAGCGGTGGGACGACTACTGGGACGACCTGGAGCCGAACCTCGAGCGGGTCCGCTTCGAGGCCCACGACGACGAGGCGGGTCGTGTCTCCGACATTCGGGCCGAGAACACCGACGCCATGGCCGGGATCCCGAACGACGACTGGGACGTTCTCGAGGGGGAGGACGGGGTCAATCTCCACTCGGCCGAGAGTCCGAGCTTCATGTACATGGCGTTCAACTGCAACGAGGGGCCGACGACCAACCCGGAGGTGCGACGGGCGATCGCCCACTCGTTCTCGCTCGATGACTTCATCGAGTCCAACGCCGCGAACGTCACTTCGCCGATGTACAGCCCGATCCCGCCGGTCGTCAACGAGGTCTGGGAGTTCCCCGAGGAGGAGTACCAGGAGCTGCTGCCGGAGTACGACCCCGACGAGGCCCAGTCGCTGCTCGACGAGCACGCGCCCGACGACTTCACGCCGACGATCATCACGCCGGAGGGGATCCGTGCGCAACTCGCCGAGCGAGTCGCCACCAGGCTCGACGAGATCGGCTACGGGGCCGACGTGCAGGTGCTGGACTTCGCGACCCTGGTCGATACGTACACCACCGGAAGCGCCGACGACTACCAGATGTACCTGCTGGGCTGGACCGGCGGCCCCGACCCGGACTTCTACCTCTACTCGCTGTTCCACGAGAGCCAGGCGGAGATCAATCAGGGCCACTTCTACGAGGGCAGCGACGGGTTCCACGACGCGATCGTCGAGGGGCGCAACTCGGCCGATCAGGAGGAGCGGTACGACATCTACGAGCCTGTGATCCGGGAGATCGTCGAGCAACTGCCCGTGTTGCCCGCGTTCACGGAGGATAACACGATGGCCTCGCGCGACTACGTCGAGGACTTGCAGGCGCATCCGGAGGTCACCAACAATCCGCCGCTCATCACGGACTACACGAACGTATCGATGGAGTGA
- a CDS encoding ABC transporter permease, translating to MKLLKYTIYRLLQAIPVLIGISIITFLLANLGPGDPVSLMLQGQEHDEELIRMIERRYGLDRPLHERYVTYMTGLLQGDLGQSIHHQRPVAALIVERLGPTLLLVVSAYAFALATAIPLGIVAANKRNEPTDHVSRIAALVGVSTPSFWIGIVLILIFAVKLGWLPSSGLIYPWRPPESYRGIDGHLELYYQSLRHLLLPMIALGTLQMATIMRVERTQMIESLQGEYVKLARAYGVPERTILRKHAFQVAQLPIITIVGLNLSTAIGGAVLVETVFNINGMGRLFVNAISQNDYQLVMGVTMMLGLLFVVGVIVTDISYAYVDPRVTYGDRD from the coding sequence ATGAAACTACTCAAGTACACGATATACAGGCTCCTGCAGGCGATCCCCGTCCTGATCGGGATCTCGATCATCACGTTCCTGCTCGCGAACCTGGGCCCGGGCGACCCCGTCAGCCTCATGCTCCAGGGCCAGGAGCACGACGAGGAGCTGATCAGGATGATCGAACGGCGCTACGGGCTCGACAGGCCGCTCCACGAGCGATACGTGACGTACATGACCGGCCTGTTACAGGGCGATCTCGGCCAGAGCATCCACCACCAGCGGCCGGTCGCGGCCCTGATCGTCGAGCGGCTCGGCCCGACCCTGTTGCTGGTCGTGTCGGCGTACGCGTTCGCGCTCGCGACGGCCATCCCCCTCGGGATCGTCGCCGCCAACAAGCGCAACGAACCGACCGATCACGTCTCGCGGATCGCCGCGCTCGTCGGCGTCAGCACCCCGTCGTTCTGGATCGGGATCGTCCTGATCCTGATCTTCGCGGTCAAACTCGGCTGGCTCCCCTCGAGCGGGCTCATCTACCCCTGGCGGCCGCCCGAGTCCTATCGAGGGATCGACGGGCACCTCGAACTGTACTACCAGTCGCTCAGACACCTGCTGTTGCCGATGATCGCGCTGGGAACCCTCCAGATGGCGACGATCATGCGCGTCGAGCGCACCCAGATGATCGAGTCGCTCCAGGGCGAGTACGTCAAACTGGCCCGCGCGTACGGCGTGCCCGAGCGGACGATCCTGCGAAAGCACGCCTTCCAGGTCGCACAGCTGCCGATCATCACCATCGTCGGCCTCAACCTGTCGACGGCGATCGGGGGCGCGGTGCTGGTCGAGACGGTGTTCAACATCAACGGCATGGGTCGGCTGTTCGTCAACGCGATCTCCCAGAACGACTACCAACTCGTGATGGGCGTCACGATGATGCTCGGCCTCCTGTTCGTGGTCGGGGTCATCGTCACCGACATCTCGTACGCGTACGTCGACCCGCGCGTCACCTACGGAGACCGTGACTAA
- a CDS encoding ABC transporter permease: MAVGESQLESGTDSTTEDDEVEARVGWQYTVARIKQDTTARWGLYIVSFVLFVAIYAVVDSNLSLLTFGLLSDFTFARLLPIFDHPTHIPPPGEGRQHLPPYFPLAEQSWNPLPAGGTLDHPLGTDHTGRDYFTRIVYGTQVSVFVGIVSTVIGLAGGTIVGAVAGYYGGRVDDVLMRVVETVYAIPPLILIIVFTVFVGGANIWYAVLGVGIAFVPVFARIIRSRVLSVREMDYIEAARAAGVRDREIIMRHVVPNSFAPVLVYATLQIGVTILIVAGLSFLGYGAQPPTPDWGQMLNVSHGYMHSNVWLSIWPGLAIMITIMGFNLFGDGLQDALDPRIED; encoded by the coding sequence ATGGCAGTCGGCGAATCACAACTCGAGAGCGGCACCGACTCGACGACCGAGGACGACGAGGTCGAAGCCCGCGTCGGCTGGCAGTACACCGTCGCGCGGATCAAACAAGACACGACGGCCCGCTGGGGGCTGTACATCGTCTCGTTCGTGCTGTTCGTCGCGATCTACGCCGTCGTCGACAGCAATCTCTCCCTGCTCACGTTCGGGCTCCTGTCGGACTTTACGTTCGCCAGGCTGCTCCCGATCTTCGACCACCCTACGCACATCCCGCCGCCTGGCGAGGGGCGACAGCACCTGCCGCCGTACTTCCCGCTGGCCGAGCAGTCGTGGAATCCGCTGCCGGCGGGCGGCACGCTCGACCATCCGCTCGGGACCGACCATACCGGACGGGACTACTTCACCAGGATCGTCTACGGCACGCAGGTGTCGGTGTTCGTCGGGATCGTCTCGACGGTCATCGGCCTGGCCGGCGGGACGATCGTCGGCGCCGTCGCGGGCTACTACGGCGGCCGGGTCGACGACGTCCTGATGCGGGTCGTCGAGACGGTCTACGCGATCCCGCCGCTGATCCTCATCATCGTCTTCACCGTCTTCGTCGGCGGTGCGAACATCTGGTACGCGGTGCTTGGCGTCGGGATCGCGTTCGTCCCCGTCTTCGCCCGGATCATCCGAAGCCGGGTCCTGAGCGTTCGCGAGATGGACTACATCGAGGCGGCCCGCGCGGCCGGCGTGCGGGACCGCGAGATCATCATGCGACACGTCGTCCCGAACAGCTTCGCGCCGGTGCTGGTGTACGCGACGCTCCAGATCGGCGTAACGATCCTCATCGTCGCCGGGCTCTCGTTCCTCGGGTACGGCGCGCAGCCGCCGACCCCCGACTGGGGCCAGATGCTCAACGTCTCCCACGGCTACATGCACTCGAACGTCTGGCTCTCGATCTGGCCCGGCCTGGCGATCATGATCACCATCATGGGCTTCAACCTGTTCGGCGACGGCCTGCAGGACGCCCTCGACCCCCGAATCGAAGACTAA
- a CDS encoding ABC transporter ATP-binding protein, protein MSSEPLLRVENLKTQFFTEAGTVRAVDGISFEVREGEIVGLVGESGAGKSVASMSLLRLVESPGEIVAGEITYKGETIFGLEEGPDGELRKRDDMLSNEEIRTRIRGNEIAVIFQDPMESLNPVFTVGGQLREFIELNRGLPEDEAREEAIEMLREVGIPDPEQRYEEYPHQFSGGMRQRVLIAMALACEPSLIIADEPTTALDVTVEGQIIDLVDELQERYGTSFIWVTHDLGVVAEICDRVNVMYLGEIVEQAPVDDLFYDTNHPYTNALLDSIPRPDRTVEDLEPIEGVMPEAINPPPGCRFHPRCPHAREVCKRVHPESKVVADADGEPHRAACVKHDAFDVGYDESPPLEGTEGDDEPESELAANPAADATDGADGGGDRRE, encoded by the coding sequence ATGAGCTCCGAACCACTCCTTCGCGTCGAGAACCTCAAAACGCAGTTCTTCACCGAGGCAGGAACAGTGCGCGCGGTCGACGGCATCTCCTTCGAAGTCCGCGAGGGCGAGATCGTCGGCCTGGTCGGCGAGAGCGGCGCGGGCAAGAGCGTCGCGTCGATGAGCCTGCTGCGGCTCGTCGAGAGCCCGGGCGAGATCGTCGCCGGCGAGATCACCTACAAGGGCGAGACCATCTTCGGCCTCGAGGAGGGTCCCGACGGCGAGTTACGGAAGCGCGACGACATGCTCTCGAACGAGGAGATCCGCACCCGGATTCGCGGCAACGAGATCGCCGTCATCTTTCAGGACCCGATGGAGTCGCTCAACCCCGTCTTCACCGTCGGCGGCCAACTGCGCGAGTTCATCGAACTCAACCGCGGGCTGCCCGAGGACGAGGCCCGCGAGGAGGCGATCGAAATGCTCCGTGAAGTGGGGATTCCGGATCCCGAGCAGCGCTACGAGGAGTATCCCCACCAGTTCTCCGGCGGGATGCGCCAGCGCGTGCTCATCGCGATGGCCTTAGCCTGCGAGCCTAGCCTCATCATCGCCGACGAGCCGACGACGGCCCTGGACGTCACCGTCGAGGGCCAGATCATCGATCTCGTGGACGAACTCCAGGAGCGGTACGGGACGAGCTTCATCTGGGTCACCCACGATCTGGGCGTCGTTGCGGAGATCTGCGACCGGGTGAACGTGATGTACCTCGGCGAGATCGTCGAGCAGGCGCCCGTCGACGACCTGTTCTACGACACCAACCATCCCTACACGAACGCCTTGCTCGACTCGATTCCACGGCCCGACCGGACCGTCGAGGACCTCGAGCCGATCGAGGGGGTGATGCCGGAGGCGATCAACCCGCCACCCGGCTGTCGGTTCCACCCGCGCTGTCCCCACGCTCGAGAGGTCTGCAAGCGGGTCCATCCCGAGTCGAAGGTCGTCGCCGACGCCGACGGCGAGCCCCACCGAGCGGCCTGCGTGAAACACGACGCCTTCGACGTCGGCTACGACGAGAGCCCGCCGCTCGAGGGGACCGAGGGGGACGACGAACCCGAGTCGGAACTCGCGGCGAACCCGGCCGCCGACGCAACCGACGGCGCCGACGGCGGAGGTGACCGGCGTGAGTAG
- a CDS encoding ABC transporter ATP-binding protein, which yields MSSGIRLGDDDGYAGDGPLLELDGVTKYFSQESGLFAGLQYDPDRFPPFTVDPGLVKAVDDVSLEIRPGETLGLVGESGCGKSTLGRTILRLLEPTEGDIYFKGENLADLDGEELRRTRSDMQMIFQDPQSSLDPRMKVGQIVEEPMRAHGMLDDEGREARAKNLLEKVGLDPRHYNRYPHAFSGGQRQRINLARALSVDPDFVVCDEPVSALDVSIQAQVLNTMERLQEEFGLTYLFIAHDLSVIRHISDRVAVMYLGHIVELADKEELFENPQHPYTRALLDSIPVPDPRRSDARGVLEGEVPSPADPPSGCRFRTRCPRLIAPDQYEWTDEEWAQTRAFMRAVKRRTFEPMPAAEIQAEFFDGALPRGQAGSIVEEAIELVATDGGAGREADDESERWAAATDLLLESFAEESVCARERPAYELETEYGEGERTHFAACHLHR from the coding sequence GTGAGTAGCGGCATCCGCCTGGGCGACGACGACGGGTACGCCGGGGACGGTCCGCTGCTCGAACTCGACGGCGTGACGAAGTACTTCTCCCAGGAGTCGGGGCTATTCGCGGGCCTGCAGTACGACCCGGATCGGTTTCCGCCGTTCACCGTCGACCCGGGACTCGTGAAGGCGGTCGACGACGTCTCGCTCGAGATCCGACCAGGCGAGACGCTCGGCCTGGTCGGCGAGTCCGGCTGCGGCAAGAGCACGCTCGGGCGGACGATCCTGCGGCTGCTCGAACCGACCGAGGGGGACATCTACTTCAAGGGCGAGAATCTGGCCGACCTCGACGGGGAGGAGCTTCGGCGGACGCGTTCGGACATGCAGATGATCTTTCAGGACCCCCAGTCGTCGCTCGATCCGCGGATGAAGGTCGGCCAGATCGTCGAGGAACCGATGCGGGCCCACGGGATGCTCGACGACGAGGGGCGGGAGGCCCGCGCGAAGAACCTCCTCGAGAAGGTGGGGCTCGACCCGCGCCACTACAACCGGTACCCCCACGCCTTCTCCGGCGGCCAGCGCCAGCGGATCAACCTGGCGCGGGCGCTGTCGGTCGATCCCGACTTCGTCGTCTGCGACGAACCCGTCTCCGCGCTGGACGTCTCCATCCAGGCGCAGGTGCTGAACACGATGGAACGGCTCCAGGAGGAGTTCGGACTCACCTACCTCTTCATCGCCCACGACCTCTCGGTGATCCGCCACATCAGCGACCGCGTGGCGGTGATGTACCTCGGCCACATCGTCGAACTCGCCGACAAGGAGGAGCTGTTCGAGAACCCCCAGCACCCCTACACCCGCGCGCTGCTCGACTCGATACCGGTTCCCGATCCCCGACGGAGCGACGCCCGCGGCGTTCTGGAGGGCGAGGTGCCGAGCCCGGCCGATCCGCCCTCCGGCTGCCGGTTCCGGACGCGGTGTCCCCGCCTGATCGCCCCCGACCAGTACGAGTGGACCGACGAGGAGTGGGCCCAGACGCGAGCGTTCATGCGAGCGGTCAAACGGCGGACGTTCGAACCGATGCCGGCCGCCGAGATTCAGGCCGAGTTCTTCGACGGCGCGCTTCCGCGAGGCCAGGCGGGCTCGATCGTCGAGGAAGCGATCGAACTCGTTGCGACCGACGGCGGGGCCGGTCGCGAGGCCGACGACGAATCCGAGCGCTGGGCGGCGGCGACCGACCTCCTGCTCGAGTCCTTCGCCGAGGAGAGCGTCTGTGCGCGCGAGCGGCCGGCCTACGAACTCGAGACCGAGTACGGGGAGGGAGAGCGGACGCACTTCGCGGCGTGCCATCTTCATCGGTGA
- a CDS encoding DUF7556 family protein has protein sequence MATNPHAMPSDDTIVGSIDSTAASDEYVIADISADGAWLSMEADDAPTLPAWR, from the coding sequence ATGGCGACGAACCCCCACGCCATGCCGTCCGACGATACCATCGTCGGTTCGATCGATTCCACGGCCGCGAGCGACGAGTACGTCATCGCAGATATCTCCGCCGACGGCGCCTGGTTGTCGATGGAGGCTGACGACGCGCCGACGCTGCCGGCCTGGCGATAA